A single Lactuca sativa cultivar Salinas chromosome 8, Lsat_Salinas_v11, whole genome shotgun sequence DNA region contains:
- the LOC111880337 gene encoding cell division cycle 5-like protein, whose translation MKIMVKEGCWTNTEDEILRAALSKYGTNQWTRISSLLVHKSATQCKARWYEWLHPSITKIEWTREEEEKLLHLTKLMPSQWRTIAPIVGRTPSQCLEHYEKLLDENYEPRKLKPGEIDPNPESKPARPDPVDMDEDEKQMLLEARARFSNTKGKKAKRKSREKQLAEASLFASLQKRRELKAAGIDNRNWNGKRNGIDYNAEIPFERRPPLGFYDVAGESLLIGEQPNKFPTTIEEIEGERRVDKEARLRKQDIERNKIAQRKDAPSAINKLNDLESVRKRPKMNLPTPRISDYELQNIAKMGLQDLSHGFSSF comes from the exons ATGAAGATAATGGTAAAGGAAGGCTGTTGGACGAATACAGAGGATGAGATCCTCAGGGCTGCTCTTTCGAAATATGGAACCAACCAATGGACTCGTATCTCTTCATTACTCGTTCATAAATCCGCTACGCAGTGTAAAGCGCGTTGGTATGAGTGGCTTCATCCCTCCATTACAAAG ATTGAATGGAccagagaagaagaagagaagctgCTCCATCTTACTAAGCTCATGCCCTCTCAATGGAGAACAATCGCTCCTATTGTGGGACGCACTCCATCACAGTGCCTCGAACATTACGAGAAACTTCTAGATGAAAACTATGAACCAAGAAAATTAAAACCCGGAGAGATCGACCCAAACCCAGAATCAAAACCCGCGCGACCCGACCCAGTTGACATggatgaagatgaaaaacaaatgcTTTTAGAAGCACGGGCTCGTTTTTCCAATACCAAAGGGAAAAAGGCCAAAAGGAAGAGCCGGGAAAAGCAGCTTGCAGAAGCTAGTCTTTTTGCTTCTTTGCAAAAAAGGAGAGAATTGAAGGCAGCTGGAATCGATAACCGGAATTGGAATGGGAAAAGGAATGGAATCGACTACAATGCTGAGATTCCATTTGAGAGAAGGCCGCCACTTGGATTTTATGATGTTGCTGGTGAAAGTTTGTTGATTGGTGAACAACCTAATAAATTCCCGACCACGATTGAGGAAATTGAAGGTGAAAGAAGGGTCGATAAAGAGGCGCGTTTGAGAAAACAGGACATTGAAAGGAACAAAATAGCACAAAGGAAAGACGCTCCATCAGCTATAAACAAACTAAATGATTTGGAATCCGTTAGAAAAAGGCCGAAAATGAATCTCCCGACACCACGCATTTCAGATTATGAATTACAAAATATCGCAAAAATGGGTCTTCAAGATTTGAGCCATGGATTTTCATCTTTTTAA
- the LOC111880349 gene encoding serine/threonine-protein kinase BSK6: MGACCSCFSFSLCGCCRFKSKLPRSSDPENRGGEDDKLTWPCFREYKLDELRAATGGFSIENVVSEHGEKAPNVVYKGKLPDGDSLIAVKRFNKSAWPDTRQFLDEAKTVGQLRSHRLANLLGCCYEGDERLLIAEFMPNETLSKHLFHWESQPLKWAMRLRVALYLAQALEYCSIKGRSLYHDLNAYRVLFDKDCNPRLSCFGLMKNSRDGKSYSTNLAFTPPEYMKTGRINAESVIYSFGTILLDLLSGKHIPPSHALDLIREKNFQMLMDSCLEGHFSIEDGTELVRIASRCLQYEPRDRPNPKSVVMSLNALQKQTEVSSVVLMEITNPPPVENAKEVDSLSPFGEACSRMDLTAIHEMLEKSGYKDDEGATNELSFQMWTSELQEALNGRKRADTAFKTKDFNTAIESYTTFIENGSMVSPTVYARRCLCYLMNNKAQEALGDAMQAQVASPDWSTALYLQAAALFSLGMENDACEMLKDGSILEAKTKGK; this comes from the exons ATGGGTGCTTGTTGTTCTTGTTTTTCCTTCTCTTTATGCGGATGTTGTCGTTTCAAATCCAAGCTTCCTCGTTCCTCCGATCCGG AGAACCGAGGTGGTGAAGACGACAAGCTAACGTGGCCGTGTTTCAGGGAGTACAAACTAGACGAGCTTAGAGCTGCAACCGGTGGGTTTTCCATCGAAAATGTCGTGTCGGAGCACGGCGAGAAGGCGCCCAACGTCGTCTATAAAGGAAAGCTACCCGACGGTGACTCTCTGATCGCCGTTAAACGATTCAACAAATCAGCTTGGCCTGATACTCGTCAATTCCTC GATGAAGCAAAAACAGTAGGCCAACTTCGAAGCCATAGATTGGCAAATTTGTTGGGATGTTGCTACGAAGGAGACGAAAGATTGCTGATAGCAGAGTTCATGCCTAACGAGACTTTATCCAAGCATTTGTTTCATT GGGAAAGCCAGCCACTGAAATGGGCTATGCGATTACGTGTGGCTTTGTATTTGGCACAAGCATTAGAGTATTGCAGCATCAAAGGCCGATCCTTGTATCATGATCTTAATGCTTATAGAGTATTGTTTGATAAG GATTGCAATCCGAGGCTCTCGTGCTTCGGGCTAATGAAAAATAGCCGAGATGGAAAGAGCTACAGTACTAATTTAGCTTTCACACCTCCGGAATATATGAAAACAG GTAGAATAAACGCAGAGAGTGTAATTTACAGTTTTGGCACCATACTTCTTGATCTTCTTAGTGGAAAGCACATCCCTCCAAGCCAT GCGCTTGATTTGATACGTGAGAAGAACTTTCAAATGTTAATGGATTCATGTTTAGAGGGTCATTTTTCCATTGAAGATGGAACCGAGTTAGTAAGGATAGCTTCACGTTGTTTGCAATATGAGCCTCGTGATAGGCCCAATCCAAAATCAGTTGTCATGTCTCTCAATGCTCTTCAGAAACAAACAGAGGTGTCATCTGTTGTGTTGATGGAAATTACAAATCCGCCCCCGGTGGAAAACGCAAAAGAAGTTGACTCTTTATCACCATTTGGGGAAGCTTGCTCCAGAATGGATCTAACTGCTATACATGAGATGTTGGAAAAAAGTGGATACAAGGATGATGAGGGGGCTACAAATGAG CTTTCGTTTCAAATGTGGACAAGCGAATTACAAGAGGCTTTGAATGGTAGGAAACGTGCTGACACAGCTTTCAAAACCAAGGACTTCAATACCGCGATCGAGTCATACACAACT TTTATTGAGAATGGAAGCATGGTTTCACCAACTGTGTATGCGAGGCGATGTTTGTGCTACTTGATGAACAATAAAGCACAAGAAGCTTTAGGAGATGCGATGCAAGCACAGGTGGCATCACCTGATTGGTCGACCGCACTTTATCTACAAGCGGCTGCTCTTTTTAGCttaggaatggagaatgatgctTGTGAAATGCTTAAAGATGGCTCGATTTTGGAGGCCAAAACTAAAGGCAAATGA